TGACCAGATCCTTCATTTGTTCCAGAAACCAAGGCTTGATATGGGTAATTTCGGAGAGCTTTTCGATTTGTGTTCCTTTTCGCAGAGCTTCATAGAGAATAAACTGGCGTTCGCTCGAAGCGTCGCGGAGAAGATCCATCAACTCTTCCAGGGTTTTCCGGTGAAAATCCCGGGCGAATCCCAGACCGCTGCGTCCGATTTCCAGGGAGCGTATCGCTTTATGAAAAGCCTCTTTATAAGTTTTTCCGATGCTCATTGCCTCTCCGACCGAGCGCATCTGGGTTCCGAGCTTGTCATGAGAACCCCGGAACTTTTCGAAAGCCCAGCGGGGAAATTTCACCACTACGTAATTGCCACTGGGGGTGTATTTATCGAGGGTTCCAGCCTTCCAGTAGGGTATTTCGTCAAGAGTCAGTCCCACGGCCAGCAGAGCGGATATCCGGGCGATTGGAAAACCGGTCGCCTTAGATGCCAGAGCCGAAGAACGGGAGGTGCGGGGGTTGATCTCGATTACAACGACCCGGCCGCTCTCTGGATCATGGGCGAACTGGATATTGGTTCCTCCGATCACTTCGATCGCTTCAACAATTGAATATGACCATGATTGAAGCTTTTCCTGGAGCCGGGGGTCAATGGTAAGCATAGGCGCGGAACAGAAGGAATCACCGGTATGCACGCCCATGGCGTCGATATTTTCGATAAAACAAACTGTGATGATCTGATTTTTGGCATCACGGACAACTTCGAGTTCCAGCTCTTCCCAACCCAGGACCGATTTTTCGATCAGCACCTGACCGACCAGGCTAGCCGCGATCCCGCGAGAAGCGATCAAACGCAGTTCCTCCATATTGTATACGAGACCTCCGCCGGTACCGCCAAGTGTGTAGGCCGGTCGCACCACGACCGGATACCCCAGTTCAGCGGCGACAGCCTCTGCTTCCTCGACTGAAAAAGCCGGTTTGCTGGAGGGCACCTCGATTCCCAGGGTATGCATAGTTTTCTTGAAGGCGATCCGGTCTTCACCCCGCTCGATGGCTTCCGGGTTGACACCGATGACCTGTACGCCATATTTGTCGAGGGTGCCGGCGCGGTAGAGTTCGGAGGAAAGATTCAATCCGGTTTGCCCTCCCAGGTTGGGCAACAGGGCATCCGGTCGTTCGATGGCGATGATCTCCTCCAGCCGGGAAGGGTTGAGTGGTTCGATATAGGTCGCATCGGCCATGCCGGGATCGGTCATGATCGTGGCCGGATTGGAGTTGACCAGTACGATTTCATATCCCAGGTCGCGCAGGGCTTTACAAGCCTGAGTACCTGAATAATCGAACTCGCAGGCCTGGCCGATGATGATGGGACCGGAACCGATAATGAGTACCTTGTGAATGTCGTCACGTCTTGGCATGCCGTCGTCTCCTTTAGTTGTCTTTCCATCCATATTCTTAAACAGATGTGAAACAGATGAGGGGGAACCAGTCACTATTATACCGAAAAAAAACCGCTCTCCAAGGTTCGAGCAATAGAATAGAAGCTGACGTACATAGCAGCAGAATTTCGCATTTCCTGGCTTCTTATGTATAACGAGAGTATAACGAGAATCCGCTCATCAACCTTGCCATTTCCCGGCGGTTGCCATACAATGATAAGCCGTCCTGTTGGGAAAATTTTGACCTCAGGAGAGAGGAAGCGGTTTTACCGATCAGTGCATTTACAGGAGACATCGATAGTGCAAGGAAAAGACAAAACCCGCCTGATCGTTAATCCCTATGCTGGCGTCGACTGGTCGGCGATCCATCGCTGCAAGGCAAATTTCCATGCTCATACCACCCGAAGCGACGGGCGGATGACTCCCGCCGAGGTCATTGATGCCTATTGCGATGCTGGGTATGCGATCCTGGCTATTACCGAACACGATCATTACTCGGAAGATATGACCTGGCCCTGGACTCGGTGGAATAGGGATCCGGAGGAGATGGGCATGATCGCGATACCGGGCAATGAATTGTTCCAGATCCATGATGTCGGGAGTTACTGGAACGATTATATGGGCAGCCCCAGCGGAGGAGACGAAGACGAGGTGATCGAGGGGCTTCAGGAGGTAGCAGCCCGGGGCGGCTTGGGGATGTTCTTCCATCCGGGAAGGAATGGGCGGCGTTCGGCCTGGTATGCTTCGTTATACCGGCGGTTCGATGTCCTGGTCGGGGTTGAGGTATTCAACCAAGGTGACCGTCATCCGGATGACCGCCGACATTGGGACCGGCTTCTGAGTCAACTCATGCCGGACCGTCCGGTGTGGGGGTACAGTAACGACGATTCCCATGGCCGGGAACACCTGTTCGGAAATTACCAGGAGATGCTGATGAACACCCTCACTCGTACTGAATTGATTCATTGTATGCAGCGGGGACGATTTACCTTTAGCTGGGAAGCGGGGTGTTCGGGCTTGGCCCGGGCCCCCCGGATAGATTCCATTGATGTGGATGAAAATCAGGCGACAATCACTCTGCATTCAAGCGGTTTTGATTTTGTGGAATGGATCACCGGGCAAGGCCGGATCGTGGGACGGGACCTCGCCTTTTGTTATGCTGATTTCGACGGCCCATTCGTGCGGGTGCGTCTCTTGGGAAGATCGGGAGAAACGCTGACTCAACCGTTTGGATTTTCCACCTGATTATCTTTTGTACTCCAAGGCGAACGACCTCACGGCTCATCGCCGACATCTCTTTATGCCTGACGGTGGCTTTATCCCGGGAATAGGCTAGCTCAATAGCGTCCGCTTCGATGGACCTCGTGAACATAGGTATACACCGGTGATCATACTGAAATATGATTGAGCAGGTGATTCCGGCTGAAGCGCCTGTTAGGGAAGACGGGGAAAAGAGGAGACGGATATATGAAAGTCAAATGTCTCAGGGTCATTTTTGCCGGGTACTGGAGAAAAAATGGCTGATGTGGAACAAAGAAGCTGGAGAGGATACCGGTAAAGGAGTAAAATGCTTTGAAAAGAGAATGGAAAGACGACAGGAAGGGCGAATCGATGAGTCTCGCCGAACGGTATGATGTTTTCGTTTTCGATGGGGATGGAGTCTTGTATCTGGACGATCATCCGCTTCCCGGTGCACGGGAGACGATTGACCGTTTGAAGGGGTTGGGCAAAACCCTCCGCTTTGTGACCAACGATTCATATCCATCGGGTTCTGAAATGGCGGGAAGGCTGGGGAGAATGGGATTTCCTTTTACAACTGAGGAAATTTTCCCGGTTGGACGGGCGATGGCGGCATACTTGGCTGAACAGGGAATTTCCCGGGCATTTGTACTGGGAAGCGCCGGGTTCCAGGAAGAACTGGCGCAGGCGGGAGTGCTGAAGACAACCCATGGGGCCGAAGCGGTGGTGCTCGGATATGATAAAGGGTTGACGCTTGCTGATTATCAACAGGCCGGAAAACTCATCAGCGAAGGAACATTGTTTATTGCCGCCAACCTTGACTTGTCCTTTCCAACCGCTCAGGGGAACCTTCTCGCTTCCGGATCCATCGTCCGGGCCCTGGAGATGGCCACTGGGGTCCGTGCCCGAGTGATCGGTAAACCTTCCTCCTTCATTTTCAGATTCGCCCTACGGGAGGTGGCTTTTCAGCGGGCAGTCATGGTAGGGGATAATCCGGACTCAGACATCATTGGTGCCCACCGTGTCGGTATTTCCGGAGTACTGGTGGGAAACTGGAAAGCTCCCGTCTTTCCCCGCGGTGATTACCGGCGTCCCGAGGCGGTGATATCCTCTCTTCCGGAACTCTTTTCCCCGCATGTTTCTTCTGAAGCCTGGGAGAATCCGGGCTTTCCCTGGCCGGAGAGAGTGGTCCCGGCCGTTGCCGCTTTTATTTTTGACTCCTCCGGAAGGATTTTGTTGATCAAGCGGGTCGATAACGGTTACTGGACGCTCCCGACCGGTCATGTCGAGAAAGGGGAATCGACTGAAGAGGCCGTTATCCGGGAAGTGAGGGAGGAAACCGGCCTCTTCGGTCGGGTTCAGGCCCTCACCGGGGTGCAGTCGGATCCGCGGACCATGACCCTGGTTTCTCCGACCGGAGAGGTTCTGCAGTATGTGACTACCGGCTATCTTTGTGAAGTAACCGGGGGAACACTGTATGGCGCTTCATCCGAAGTCCGGGAGGTTGGTTATTTCCCGGTATCACAGCTACCCCACCCCATGGTCGAGGCTCATCGTTCCTGGATCCGGGAAGCCGAGCAGGCAATCAGGAAGTAAATTAGTGCCAAAAAATATTTCAGAAAATGCCCCCGGGTCCACGTCAAAGTCGTTAGGAAGAAAATAGGAGTAGTCGCCCAGCACATGCAATAAATGGGAATAGGCGACAAGAGCGATCAGTTTAAGAAAAGGGACGACACCCACCAAGAACAAAGGCCCTTCTCCAGACGTAAAAAGAGCGAAATTAAACAGGTCCATTGTTGGGCAACGGGTGCGACTTCCGCGTAGAGGCCATACCAACTGTTTTTAACAAAAATAGGGTTTTTTAGGCCCCGATGAGATCAAAGGCGCGGCCACTGGTTGCGGCTCATGTAACGAAGACCCTTCGCTATATCCAGAAAACCGTTGAGGCGAAAGATTGGTCCTCGTTGTTTTTCATGGGTTTTTTAGTTTCTTTCCAGTTTGCGAAGATGTTCGGAGTTAAGGGCTTAAAGGATGCAAATTTTTTGTCTGAATTTCTTTATCCATTATAAAATTCAAAACATCGCTCCCGATCATGCGTTGACCCCCAACACCTCAATCACCTCCGCGATGACGCGAAACTCGTCGTCGTGGACTTGCCTTAGAATGATCGGAGCAAAGCCTGGATTTTCCGGCAGCAGCCGGATCTCAGTGTGTCGCCAGCCGCCGTCGCCGTCGCTCTCCTTCTTGCTCTCGTAGCGCTTGACCGTGTAGCTGCCTCCTGTCTCGGGATCGTGGATGTCGCGGTGCTGCACCAGGACGATACGCCCCTGGCGGGTGCCCTCAACCGGACTTTGGAAGAGGCACCAGGCGCCGTCGGGAATTCTCGGCTCCATGGAGCGGCCGATGACCTGCGCGACGAACATCCCTGGGCGCAACCGGCGCTGTATGTTGGGCTGAACCCAGCCGTCAGGCTCGACCGCCTCTGCGTCACCAAAGGACCCCGCCGCGGCCTTGAGCGTGAAAAGCGGGACACAGGTGCGGTGCTTGTCTTCTTCTGCCGGCAAAACCCGCTTGAAGGGCTCGACGCCTGGCTTCCCCGCCAGCGCCGCAACCGCGGCAGGCAGGTCGGAGCGGACCTGTTCGTAGACCGTTCTCAGCAGATACTTGCCGATCACGTCCTGGAAGTCCCTGTCATTGATGAACCGCGCCGTGATCTCCTCGTTCTGCTCCATCCGGTCGATGAACAGGCCTTCGAGCGCCTTTAGGAAGACGTAACCGAAGTTCTCCATGGTGTTGGCCATGGCGGCTTGCCGGAGGCCCGCGTCGCCGACCGCGTCCTCGCGGATCGAGTCAAGGAACAGTTGATCGGCGGGTTTGAAGTCGGTTCCGAAGCGCTCGTTGAGGATGTCGATCAGCTTGGAAAGTTCAATCTGCTCGCCGCACGCGATCCCCGTCCCGACCGCCGTCGGCCCGGCCACTTCACCTCCTTGGCCGGCTTCGAGCGGGATTGCCCCCTCGCCGGTCTTCTGCAGCCGGTAGTACTTGAGCGCCACCTCGTCATCGAAACGGTAGGCCGGCCCATGGTCGCCCCGCGGCAGCTTGGCCAGCAGAAACCGGATGTAGGAGTACAGCCTCTCCAGGTCCGAATCCTGGAAGGGAATGACCTGCGACATGAAGGCGTACAGGTTGCGGTAGGTGACCAGGTCTTTGCGGAACGTCTCGCGGGTCTCATCGTCGAGCTGGTTGTAGCGGGAGACCGCCGGGTCGATGCACGCGTTCATCCGTCCGTGGTCGGCGGACGTCTGGCTCCTCGCGGGCTTGTAGAAAACCCTCGAGAACTCCTCCACTTCGGCCGCGTGATAGACCTGCTGGGCGCCGAGCTTGGCCTGCAGCTCATAGAGCTGCCCCGCCTCGGCCCGTTCCCCGATGAGCGTCTGCTCGAAGTAGGGCTGGAACGCGGCGAGGATCTCCTCCGGTTCGTTCACGAAGTCGAGTACGAAGGTCTCCTCTTTGCCCGGGCAGGTTCGGTTGAGACGCGAAAGGGTCTGCACGGCCTGGATTCCGGCCAAGCGCTTGTCGACGTACATGGTGTGCAGGAGCGGCTGATCGAAGCCCGTCTGGTACTTCTCCGCAACAAGCAGGACCTGGTACTCCTCACCGGCGAATCGTTCCGGCAGTTCCTTCTCCCGGATGCCCCGGTTCATCCCGGCCTCGGTGTACTCGACACCGGGCGTGTCGGGGTCGATAACCGTGCCGGAGAAGGCCACAAGCGTCTTGATGCCCCTGTAGCCTTTGTCCGCGATGTACCTGTCGAACGACTGCTTGTAGCGGACGGCGTGGAGACGGCTCGACGTCACCACCATGGCCTTGGCTCTGCCGCCGATCTTGGGCATGGTGAAATGGCGGAAGTGTTCCACCATCACCTCAGTCTTCTGGGCGATGTTGTGCGGGTGCAGGCTCATGAACCGGGCCAGCGTGCGTGCCGCCTTCCGCTTGTCCACCTGGGGGTCGTCCGCGATGGACTTGATGAGCCGGTAGTAGGTCTTGTAGGTGGTGTAGTTCCGGAGCACGTCGAGGATGAACCCTTCCTCGACGGCCTGGCGCATGCTGTAGAGGTGAAACGGCTGTGGCTTGCCGTCGACGCCGGGTCGTCCGAATACCTCGAGGGTCTTGTACTTTGGGGTAGCCGTGAAGGCAAAAAAGCTGATGTTGGGCTGCCGCCCGCGCTTGGCCATGGTGCGGAGAATTTCTTCCTCGTAGTCGGGCAGCCCCTCTTCTTCAGATCTCCGGCAGGCTTCCTCCTTGAGCGCCGCGCCGCCGAGCACGCCCTTCAGTTCGGTTGCCGTCTCGCCCCCCTGCGAGCTGTGGGCCTCGTCGATGATGACGGCGTAGCGGCGCCT
The Atribacteraceae bacterium DNA segment above includes these coding regions:
- a CDS encoding HAD-IIA family hydrolase, coding for MKREWKDDRKGESMSLAERYDVFVFDGDGVLYLDDHPLPGARETIDRLKGLGKTLRFVTNDSYPSGSEMAGRLGRMGFPFTTEEIFPVGRAMAAYLAEQGISRAFVLGSAGFQEELAQAGVLKTTHGAEAVVLGYDKGLTLADYQQAGKLISEGTLFIAANLDLSFPTAQGNLLASGSIVRALEMATGVRARVIGKPSSFIFRFALREVAFQRAVMVGDNPDSDIIGAHRVGISGVLVGNWKAPVFPRGDYRRPEAVISSLPELFSPHVSSEAWENPGFPWPERVVPAVAAFIFDSSGRILLIKRVDNGYWTLPTGHVEKGESTEEAVIREVREETGLFGRVQALTGVQSDPRTMTLVSPTGEVLQYVTTGYLCEVTGGTLYGASSEVREVGYFPVSQLPHPMVEAHRSWIREAEQAIRK
- a CDS encoding type I restriction endonuclease — encoded protein: MPRPYTETAFESAIEEHLVSSGGYARGDRDAFDRERCLDAGVFLAFVRETQPKEWEYLKSLQKDKAESILLDDLCRALDSDHQGCLSVLRHGFKCFGKLFRAAYFAPASGMNPETLRLYAANRLTITRQLRYSNRHGSALDVTLGLNGIPVATAELKNPLTGQTWRDAVRQYKQDRDPADLLFQFKKRALVHFALDPDEVYMTTRLAGRNTHFLPFNKGCSGGAGNPENPHGWKTAYLWEEILERASLLDILTRFVHLQTDEKRLGGRKVQRQTMIFPRYHQLDCVRKLIADARVTGAGANYLIQHSAGSGKSNSIAWVAHRLASLYDTQDNKVFDSIIIVTDRVVLDQQLQNTVYQIEHKQGVVQKIDVDSAQLAGALGAGVPIVITTLQKFPFVTEKIGDLPRRRYAVIIDEAHSSQGGETATELKGVLGGAALKEEACRRSEEEGLPDYEEEILRTMAKRGRQPNISFFAFTATPKYKTLEVFGRPGVDGKPQPFHLYSMRQAVEEGFILDVLRNYTTYKTYYRLIKSIADDPQVDKRKAARTLARFMSLHPHNIAQKTEVMVEHFRHFTMPKIGGRAKAMVVTSSRLHAVRYKQSFDRYIADKGYRGIKTLVAFSGTVIDPDTPGVEYTEAGMNRGIREKELPERFAGEEYQVLLVAEKYQTGFDQPLLHTMYVDKRLAGIQAVQTLSRLNRTCPGKEETFVLDFVNEPEEILAAFQPYFEQTLIGERAEAGQLYELQAKLGAQQVYHAAEVEEFSRVFYKPARSQTSADHGRMNACIDPAVSRYNQLDDETRETFRKDLVTYRNLYAFMSQVIPFQDSDLERLYSYIRFLLAKLPRGDHGPAYRFDDEVALKYYRLQKTGEGAIPLEAGQGGEVAGPTAVGTGIACGEQIELSKLIDILNERFGTDFKPADQLFLDSIREDAVGDAGLRQAAMANTMENFGYVFLKALEGLFIDRMEQNEEITARFINDRDFQDVIGKYLLRTVYEQVRSDLPAAVAALAGKPGVEPFKRVLPAEEDKHRTCVPLFTLKAAAGSFGDAEAVEPDGWVQPNIQRRLRPGMFVAQVIGRSMEPRIPDGAWCLFQSPVEGTRQGRIVLVQHRDIHDPETGGSYTVKRYESKKESDGDGGWRHTEIRLLPENPGFAPIILRQVHDDEFRVIAEVIEVLGVNA
- the carB gene encoding carbamoyl-phosphate synthase large subunit; protein product: MPRRDDIHKVLIIGSGPIIIGQACEFDYSGTQACKALRDLGYEIVLVNSNPATIMTDPGMADATYIEPLNPSRLEEIIAIERPDALLPNLGGQTGLNLSSELYRAGTLDKYGVQVIGVNPEAIERGEDRIAFKKTMHTLGIEVPSSKPAFSVEEAEAVAAELGYPVVVRPAYTLGGTGGGLVYNMEELRLIASRGIAASLVGQVLIEKSVLGWEELELEVVRDAKNQIITVCFIENIDAMGVHTGDSFCSAPMLTIDPRLQEKLQSWSYSIVEAIEVIGGTNIQFAHDPESGRVVVIEINPRTSRSSALASKATGFPIARISALLAVGLTLDEIPYWKAGTLDKYTPSGNYVVVKFPRWAFEKFRGSHDKLGTQMRSVGEAMSIGKTYKEAFHKAIRSLEIGRSGLGFARDFHRKTLEELMDLLRDASSERQFILYEALRKGTQIEKLSEITHIKPWFLEQMKDLVKLEEQILTFRGKALPDSLLIQAKHDGFADRYLAGLLNIPEEEIRNRRKSLDIVHRWDSIPVSGVGDARYYYSTYHASDKSPEEPAAGGKRKVMILGGGPNRIGQGIEFDYCCVHAAFALRDLAIESIMVNCNPETVSTDYDTSDKLYFEPLTIEDVLAIYEEEKPEGVIVQFGGQTPLNIAAELEQAGVRILGTTVASIELAEDRDEFRKTMTRMNIPMPEAGVARSIEEALEIARRIDYPLIIRPSFVLGGRAMEIVHDEVMLREYVARASEVTPERPILIDRFLKDALECEADALADGCNAFVPAVMEHIEQAGIHSGDSACVIPPVNIPPKHLATIEEYTRRIACELKVVGLLNVQYAIANDRVYVLEANPRASRTVPLVSKVCGLSMAR